From Deltaproteobacteria bacterium, one genomic window encodes:
- a CDS encoding helix-turn-helix domain-containing protein, which yields MTLDPAHCYQAVLSRDRRFDGRFFAGVVTTGVYCRPICPVKPAKPQSVRWFACAAAAEAAGFRPCRRCRPETAPGTPAWTGTSAVVSRALRLIAAGALDDGAMEGFASRLGVGTRQLRRLFGTHLGASPMQVARARRVHFARALIDETDLPMAEVAFAAGFGSVRDFNYAVRATFGRSPTELRRARGARSPRADGAGLAVRLPYRPPLDWSGLLAFLAPRATPGVEAVADGVYRRTIAVGDARGTIEVRAAPREPHLLMRVRLARAERLLQVVEHVRRLFDLDADPALIANHLARSRVLAPLVARRRGLRVPGAWDGFELAVRAVLGQQVTVRGATTLAGRVVRAFGTPLDQAQDGLTHLFPQPEALADADLAAIGLPRARAATIRALAAAVARGDLVLEASRGLEDAVARLVAIPGIGTWTAQYVAMRALGEPDAFPAGDLGLRRALANGAGPLPPARVAELAEAWRPWRAYAALHLWTGLAGERGYAENGMFRARHTAVASS from the coding sequence ATGACCCTCGACCCGGCACACTGCTACCAGGCCGTGCTGAGCCGCGACCGCCGCTTCGACGGCCGCTTCTTCGCCGGCGTGGTCACGACCGGCGTCTACTGCCGGCCGATCTGTCCGGTGAAGCCGGCGAAGCCGCAGAGCGTCCGGTGGTTCGCGTGCGCCGCCGCGGCCGAAGCCGCCGGCTTCCGCCCCTGCCGCCGCTGCCGCCCCGAGACGGCGCCCGGCACGCCCGCCTGGACCGGGACCTCGGCCGTCGTCTCGCGTGCGCTCCGCCTGATCGCCGCGGGCGCGCTGGACGACGGCGCCATGGAGGGCTTCGCGAGTCGGCTCGGCGTCGGGACGCGGCAGCTCCGCCGCCTGTTCGGGACGCACCTGGGCGCATCGCCCATGCAGGTGGCCCGCGCGCGTCGCGTCCACTTCGCGCGCGCCTTGATCGACGAGACGGACCTGCCCATGGCGGAGGTGGCGTTCGCGGCGGGATTTGGCAGCGTCCGGGACTTCAATTATGCCGTGAGGGCCACGTTCGGACGCTCGCCGACGGAGCTCCGGCGCGCGCGTGGTGCGCGCAGCCCGCGCGCGGACGGGGCCGGTCTCGCGGTCCGGCTGCCGTACCGGCCGCCGCTCGACTGGTCGGGGCTGCTCGCCTTCCTCGCGCCGCGTGCCACACCGGGCGTGGAGGCGGTGGCGGACGGCGTCTACCGGAGGACGATCGCGGTCGGCGATGCGCGGGGCACGATCGAGGTGCGTGCGGCCCCGCGCGAGCCGCATCTTCTCATGCGCGTCCGGCTCGCGCGTGCCGAGCGCCTGCTCCAGGTGGTGGAGCACGTGCGGCGTCTCTTCGACCTCGACGCGGATCCGGCGCTGATCGCGAACCACCTCGCCCGCAGCCGCGTGCTGGCGCCGCTGGTGGCGCGCCGCCGCGGTCTCCGGGTGCCCGGGGCGTGGGACGGCTTCGAGCTCGCGGTGCGCGCGGTGCTCGGCCAGCAGGTGACGGTGCGCGGCGCGACGACGCTCGCCGGGCGCGTGGTGCGCGCGTTCGGCACGCCGCTCGACCAGGCACAGGACGGACTCACGCATCTCTTTCCGCAGCCCGAGGCGCTCGCCGACGCCGACCTCGCGGCAATCGGCCTGCCGCGTGCCCGTGCCGCGACCATCCGTGCGCTCGCTGCCGCGGTGGCGCGCGGCGACCTCGTGCTCGAGGCCTCGCGCGGCCTCGAGGACGCCGTCGCGCGACTCGTCGCCATCCCCGGCATCGGTACCTGGACCGCGCAGTACGTCGCGATGCGCGCCCTGGGAGAGCCCGACGCCTTCCCGGCGGGCGACCTCGGGCTCCGGCGGGCGCTCGCCAACGGCGCGGGGCCGCTGCCGCCGGCGCGTGTCGCGGAGCTGGCGGAGGCGTGGCGGCCCTGGCGCGCCTACGCCGCGCTCCACCTCTGGACCGGCCTGGCGGGCGAACGTGGCTACGCGGAGAACGGGATGTTCCGAGCCCGTCACACGGCGGTCGCGTCCTCGTAA
- a CDS encoding LLM class flavin-dependent oxidoreductase: MPWESARGYNREVMNARLSVGIETNCTAPLRLERVSMRLFKLMGVDSLLLPDHYLSFVPRSVWNPESTPAARLVPSPDAFFDPFVMMGMMAARYPRVRIGTGVTESFRRHPATLAQAFVTLDHLTGGRAILGIGNGERENTAPYGIPFTKRVARLEEALTIIRRLWESRGEPVDFDGSFWRLRRALFTTPLHDRKPPALWVAAHAPRMLGLAGRFADGWYPTIKMSPADYRERLERIHTTAAAAGRSLASFEPATQIQIVIGASRKRALDQMLKVPAAAALSMLLPGALWSRHGLAHPLGEDFEGFPDFVPDDVTEAQIEAAQRRATPELLADALFAGSVDEIVTEVRALVGAGLRHVVIWNIGPIVSGATAGDLVRLALLVRRLKRITIPVVRPAAPTRVEQPFRAPAYGTGAARAG; this comes from the coding sequence TTGCCCTGGGAAAGCGCTCGCGGCTACAACCGCGAGGTCATGAACGCGCGCCTCTCCGTCGGCATCGAGACCAACTGCACCGCGCCCCTCAGGCTCGAGCGGGTGAGCATGCGGCTCTTCAAGCTGATGGGCGTCGACTCGCTGTTGCTGCCCGACCACTACCTGAGCTTCGTACCGCGCTCGGTCTGGAACCCGGAGTCGACCCCGGCCGCCAGGCTCGTGCCGTCGCCCGACGCCTTCTTCGACCCCTTCGTGATGATGGGGATGATGGCGGCGCGCTACCCGCGGGTCCGCATCGGCACCGGCGTGACCGAGTCGTTCCGCCGCCATCCCGCGACGCTCGCCCAGGCCTTCGTCACGCTCGATCACCTGACCGGCGGGCGCGCGATCCTCGGCATCGGCAACGGCGAGCGGGAGAACACGGCTCCCTACGGGATCCCCTTCACCAAGCGGGTCGCGCGGCTCGAGGAGGCGCTGACGATCATCCGGCGGCTGTGGGAGAGCCGGGGCGAGCCCGTCGACTTCGACGGGTCGTTCTGGCGGCTGCGGCGGGCACTGTTCACCACGCCGCTCCACGACCGCAAGCCGCCCGCCCTCTGGGTGGCGGCGCACGCGCCGCGCATGCTCGGGCTCGCGGGCCGCTTCGCCGACGGCTGGTACCCGACGATCAAGATGAGCCCGGCCGACTACCGCGAGCGGCTCGAGCGCATCCACACGACGGCGGCCGCGGCCGGCCGCAGCCTGGCGAGCTTCGAGCCCGCCACCCAGATCCAGATCGTGATCGGGGCGAGCCGCAAGCGCGCGCTCGATCAGATGCTCAAGGTCCCGGCCGCGGCCGCCCTGTCGATGCTGCTGCCGGGCGCGCTCTGGAGCCGCCACGGCCTCGCACACCCGCTCGGTGAGGACTTCGAAGGCTTCCCGGATTTCGTCCCCGACGACGTGACGGAGGCCCAGATCGAGGCCGCGCAGCGGCGGGCGACGCCGGAGCTGCTCGCCGACGCGCTCTTCGCGGGAAGCGTCGACGAGATCGTGACCGAGGTGCGGGCGCTCGTCGGCGCCGGTCTCCGCCACGTCGTCATCTGGAACATCGGGCCCATCGTCAGCGGCGCCACCGCCGGCGACCTCGTGCGTCTCGCGCTCCTCGTCCGGCGGCTGAAGCGGATCACGATCCCCGTCGTGCGGCCGGCGGCGCCGACCAGGGTGGAGCAGCCATTCCGGGCGCCGGCATACGGCACGGGCGCGGCGCGCGCGGGCTGA
- a CDS encoding putative toxin-antitoxin system toxin component, PIN family, whose protein sequence is MVGPRVVLDTNVAVAAVRSRRGASFRVLSLVGSGKFEIALSVPLILEYEDALLRNLEEANLTRGDVRDILDYVCSVAQLQQIFFLWRPFLRDIRDDMVLEVAVAAGCEAVVTHNRKDFGGIEQFGLKALTPQGLLKRIGELR, encoded by the coding sequence GTGGTGGGGCCCAGGGTGGTTCTTGATACGAATGTCGCCGTCGCAGCCGTCCGTTCCCGCCGCGGTGCGTCCTTCCGGGTCCTGTCCCTGGTCGGATCGGGCAAGTTCGAGATTGCCTTGTCGGTTCCGCTGATCCTGGAGTACGAAGATGCCCTGCTTCGCAATCTTGAGGAAGCCAACCTCACTCGGGGCGATGTCCGCGACATCCTCGACTACGTCTGCAGCGTGGCCCAACTTCAGCAGATATTCTTCCTCTGGAGACCCTTTCTGCGGGATATCCGGGATGACATGGTTCTTGAGGTGGCCGTGGCGGCCGGGTGTGAAGCCGTCGTGACCCACAACCGGAAGGACTTCGGAGGGATCGAGCAATTTGGTCTCAAGGCCCTGACCCCTCAGGGACTCCTGAAGAGGATTGGAGAACTTCGATGA
- a CDS encoding CopG family transcriptional regulator has translation MATIGTTIRVTLPTRVKRKLDKVAASTRRTPSTVAAKAIAWYLEDEAAFIAAVEAGLEDAAAGRVVEHAEIRAWVDSLRPRRRAARR, from the coding sequence ATGGCAACGATCGGTACGACCATCCGCGTGACGCTGCCAACCCGGGTCAAGCGGAAGCTCGACAAGGTGGCGGCGTCCACCCGACGGACGCCGTCCACGGTCGCGGCCAAGGCTATCGCCTGGTACCTAGAAGACGAGGCAGCGTTCATCGCCGCCGTCGAAGCCGGCTTGGAGGACGCTGCGGCCGGCCGCGTGGTGGAGCACGCCGAGATCCGGGCTTGGGTCGATAGTCTGCGACCCAGGCGACGTGCGGCGCGGCGTTGA
- the add gene encoding adenosine deaminase, translated as MDDRRVPTDLATLPKAEVHIHLEGAIRPATLDEFSRRAGLRVPRTFSDLNGFIRAISGAWTTMMHAGDYARLVREYCEDAVRSGIRYAELELVPGGRPYDCLGEAVEAAARQRDIVVRFVAGLNRDLPLELAWMMLEAAKGVPEVVAVGLGGAESGFPPEPFSKLFAEARRRGLRSAPHAGEDAGPASVRGALDALGAERIQHGVRAVEDPALLAELAARGIPLAVCPTSNLRLGVVASLDAHPLRQLWEAGVRVSVNTDDPGFFGCDLVGEYAIAGRLLGLDRAGYARLARNSVESSFAPEAVKADLRAAIAEWV; from the coding sequence ATGGATGACAGGCGGGTCCCGACCGACCTCGCGACGCTCCCCAAGGCCGAGGTCCACATCCACCTCGAAGGCGCCATCCGCCCTGCCACGCTCGACGAATTCTCCCGCCGGGCCGGCCTCAGGGTGCCGCGCACGTTCAGCGACCTGAACGGCTTCATCCGCGCGATCTCGGGTGCGTGGACGACCATGATGCACGCGGGCGACTATGCGCGGCTCGTCCGCGAGTACTGCGAGGACGCCGTCCGGAGCGGCATCCGCTACGCGGAGCTCGAGCTGGTGCCAGGCGGGCGGCCGTACGACTGTCTCGGCGAGGCGGTCGAGGCGGCGGCCCGACAGCGCGACATCGTCGTGCGCTTCGTCGCCGGCCTCAACCGCGACCTGCCGCTCGAGCTCGCGTGGATGATGCTCGAGGCGGCAAAGGGCGTCCCCGAGGTCGTCGCCGTCGGCCTCGGCGGTGCGGAGAGCGGCTTCCCGCCCGAGCCGTTCTCCAAGCTCTTCGCCGAGGCGCGCCGCCGCGGGCTCCGCTCGGCGCCGCACGCCGGCGAGGACGCGGGTCCCGCGTCGGTGCGCGGCGCGCTCGACGCGCTCGGCGCCGAGCGCATCCAGCACGGGGTGCGTGCGGTGGAGGACCCGGCGCTCCTGGCCGAGCTCGCCGCCCGCGGTATCCCGCTGGCGGTCTGCCCGACGTCGAATTTGCGCCTCGGCGTGGTCGCGTCGCTCGACGCGCATCCGCTGCGACAGCTCTGGGAGGCGGGCGTGCGCGTATCGGTCAACACCGACGACCCGGGGTTCTTCGGCTGCGACCTCGTGGGCGAGTACGCGATCGCGGGGCGGCTCCTCGGGCTCGACCGCGCGGGCTACGCGCGGCTCGCGCGGAACTCGGTGGAGAGCTCGTTCGCTCCAGAGGCGGTGAAGGCGGATCTGCGGGCGGCGATCGCGGAGTGGGTGTAG
- a CDS encoding PAS domain S-box protein, translating into MLGVRHRSPDRYGEEMLRRVTARAPFGFTVFLGCLALSTLFEVLQFPERRGWMATFAAGFVCLVALCWTLVRQRPAWTLPILLGFVNVVGVALNGYHVIVGASLAACVWVLTGLVASAAVILPWGSRNQALACVGTLLSYPLHLVAGTANPLAWDAGGTYLAVVMSLSVFGASLFARHVRGELELTAALAEREARLQSYFDLSLVGTAILSPDGTCDEVNDELCRMLGYPGSELLGKSWRGLVHHDDRAAFAALLRRILSGSGAPERRDTRCVRKDGETTFAIVSLRGLPGRHGAIDHVMMLVQDITERRRTEAERERYLERAEEARQRAEEASRAKDEFLATVSHELRTPLTPILAWSNMLRTEELGSERRTVALGAIEQSARAQAQLIDDLLDVSRIVSGEWRLTMRPVELAPAIEAAVQLMQPPADVKGVRLELSLPGLAVPILGDPERLQQIVSNLLSNAVKFTPRGGRVQITLERLESHARIIVRDTGEGIDPRFLPHVFERFRQADSSTTRRYGGLGLGLAIVRTLVDLHGGTVRADSPGKGLGAVFTVELPLAANGASAAEEAPQREHAVRRVTLGGLHVLVVDDDPGSNAVVTAVLASRGVEVRTAGSTPEALEIAGRWPPDVLVSDIAMPGDDGYALLEKLRAREGDLGHIPAIALTAYAGSSDRLRLLAAGFEAHIAKPFDPAELAAAVEEAASRGRAPAP; encoded by the coding sequence ATGCTCGGGGTGCGCCACCGGAGCCCGGACCGGTACGGGGAGGAGATGTTGCGTCGCGTCACCGCACGCGCGCCGTTCGGCTTCACGGTCTTCCTCGGCTGCCTGGCGCTCAGCACTCTGTTCGAGGTGCTCCAATTTCCCGAGCGCCGCGGCTGGATGGCGACGTTTGCCGCCGGTTTCGTATGCCTCGTCGCACTCTGCTGGACGCTCGTCCGCCAGCGACCGGCGTGGACCCTCCCGATCCTGCTCGGCTTCGTGAACGTCGTGGGGGTCGCACTCAACGGCTACCACGTGATCGTGGGGGCCTCGCTCGCCGCGTGCGTGTGGGTGTTGACGGGCCTGGTGGCCTCCGCCGCCGTGATCCTCCCATGGGGGAGCCGCAACCAGGCGCTTGCCTGCGTGGGGACGCTGCTCTCCTACCCGCTCCACCTCGTCGCCGGGACGGCCAATCCGCTCGCGTGGGACGCAGGCGGCACCTACCTCGCCGTGGTGATGTCGCTCAGCGTGTTCGGCGCGTCGCTGTTCGCGCGCCACGTGCGCGGCGAGCTCGAGCTGACCGCGGCCCTCGCCGAGCGCGAAGCGCGGCTGCAGAGCTACTTCGACCTCTCGCTGGTCGGCACGGCGATCCTCTCGCCCGACGGGACCTGCGACGAGGTGAACGACGAGCTCTGCCGGATGCTCGGCTACCCGGGCAGCGAGCTGCTCGGCAAGTCGTGGCGGGGCCTCGTGCACCACGACGACCGGGCGGCATTCGCCGCCCTGCTGAGGCGGATCCTCTCGGGCAGCGGGGCGCCGGAACGGCGGGACACGCGCTGCGTGCGGAAGGACGGCGAGACGACGTTCGCGATCGTCTCCCTGCGCGGCCTCCCCGGACGGCACGGAGCGATCGACCACGTCATGATGCTGGTGCAGGACATCACGGAGCGCAGGCGAACGGAAGCCGAGCGCGAGCGATACCTGGAGCGCGCGGAGGAAGCGCGCCAGCGCGCGGAGGAGGCAAGCCGCGCGAAGGACGAGTTCCTCGCCACGGTCTCGCACGAGCTGAGAACGCCGCTCACCCCGATCCTGGCGTGGTCGAACATGCTCCGCACGGAGGAGCTCGGTTCCGAGCGGAGGACGGTGGCCCTCGGCGCCATCGAGCAGAGCGCGAGGGCACAGGCGCAGCTGATCGACGATCTCCTCGACGTGTCGCGGATCGTCTCGGGAGAGTGGCGTTTGACGATGCGCCCGGTGGAGCTGGCGCCGGCGATCGAGGCCGCCGTGCAGCTGATGCAGCCGCCCGCGGACGTCAAGGGAGTGAGGCTCGAGCTCTCGCTGCCCGGCCTTGCCGTCCCCATCCTGGGAGACCCGGAGCGGCTGCAGCAGATCGTCTCGAACCTGCTCTCGAATGCGGTGAAGTTCACGCCGCGCGGCGGGCGGGTGCAGATCACCCTCGAGCGCCTGGAGTCTCACGCGCGCATCATCGTCCGCGACACGGGCGAAGGCATCGACCCCCGCTTCCTGCCGCACGTCTTCGAACGATTCCGCCAGGCAGACAGCTCCACCACGCGACGGTACGGAGGTCTTGGCCTCGGCCTCGCAATCGTCCGCACGCTGGTCGACCTCCACGGCGGCACGGTGCGCGCCGACAGCCCCGGGAAGGGCCTGGGCGCCGTCTTCACCGTCGAGCTCCCCCTGGCCGCGAACGGCGCGTCGGCAGCCGAGGAGGCCCCGCAGCGGGAGCACGCCGTTCGGCGGGTGACGCTCGGCGGGTTGCACGTCCTGGTGGTCGACGATGACCCGGGCTCGAACGCCGTGGTGACCGCGGTGCTCGCGTCCCGCGGCGTGGAGGTCCGGACCGCCGGCTCGACGCCCGAAGCCCTGGAGATCGCCGGACGATGGCCGCCGGACGTCCTGGTGAGCGACATTGCCATGCCCGGCGACGACGGCTACGCCCTTCTCGAAAAGCTCCGCGCGCGGGAAGGGGATCTCGGGCACATCCCCGCGATCGCACTCACCGCATACGCCGGAAGCAGCGACAGGCTCCGGTTGCTCGCCGCCGGCTTCGAGGCGCACATCGCGAAGCCCTTCGACCCGGCGGAGCTGGCTGCTGCTGTCGAGGAGGCCGCGAGCCGCGGCCGAGCGCCGGCACCGTAG
- a CDS encoding toxin-antitoxin system HicB family antitoxin, which translates to MSTLSLRLPNSLHRRLSEIAERDDVSINQLITSAVAEKMSALMTVEYLRERAGRGSRAKFERALRKIPSKEPEAYDRLPDQALHRTASRPDRASDGGRAPKRTRRRK; encoded by the coding sequence ATGAGCACTCTGAGCTTGAGGCTGCCGAACTCGCTACATCGTCGGTTGAGCGAGATCGCCGAGCGTGACGACGTATCAATCAACCAGCTCATCACCTCTGCGGTGGCGGAGAAGATGTCGGCGCTCATGACCGTGGAGTACCTTCGTGAGCGGGCTGGCCGGGGTAGCCGTGCGAAGTTCGAACGAGCTCTCCGTAAGATCCCGTCGAAAGAGCCTGAGGCCTATGATCGCCTGCCTGACCAGGCGCTGCACCGGACCGCGAGCCGTCCTGATCGTGCCAGCGACGGTGGGCGAGCGCCCAAACGCACCCGCCGTCGCAAGTAG
- a CDS encoding glycosyltransferase, which produces MLHVPRVRGGATISVIVPVLDEEARIGSRLAELEATPGVDEVIVVDGGSADRTAAVANAFPAVRVLSAPRGRGPQMNAGAAAAAGTVLLFLHADVSLPRDAAAWIAGALADPTVVAGAFRTWTVPDAGRSWLAPLLHLADVRSRITRFPYGDQAIFVRREAFARAGGFPDQPLMEDLELSRRLRRLGRVVTVAAAVRVSGRRLLARPIHSTLVMRLFPTLYRLGVPARLLARLYGDPR; this is translated from the coding sequence CTGCTACACGTCCCTCGCGTGAGGGGCGGGGCAACGATCTCGGTCATCGTGCCCGTGCTCGACGAGGAGGCGCGCATCGGGAGCCGCCTCGCCGAGCTCGAGGCCACGCCCGGCGTCGACGAGGTGATCGTCGTCGACGGCGGCAGCGCCGACCGCACGGCGGCGGTCGCGAACGCCTTTCCTGCCGTTCGGGTCCTGTCGGCGCCGCGCGGCCGCGGGCCGCAGATGAACGCCGGGGCCGCGGCGGCCGCGGGCACCGTCCTGCTCTTCCTGCACGCCGACGTGTCGCTGCCGCGCGACGCGGCGGCCTGGATCGCCGGCGCGCTGGCCGACCCGACCGTGGTCGCGGGCGCGTTCCGCACCTGGACGGTCCCCGACGCCGGCCGCTCCTGGCTCGCGCCGCTGCTGCACCTGGCCGACGTCCGCTCGAGGATCACGCGCTTCCCCTACGGCGACCAGGCGATCTTCGTCCGGCGGGAGGCGTTCGCACGCGCCGGCGGCTTCCCCGATCAGCCGCTGATGGAGGACCTCGAGCTCTCGCGCCGCCTCCGCCGTCTGGGACGCGTCGTGACCGTGGCGGCGGCCGTGCGCGTCTCCGGGCGACGCCTCCTCGCCCGGCCGATCCACTCGACGCTCGTCATGCGGCTGTTCCCGACTCTCTATCGGCTCGGCGTCCCGGCGCGCCTGCTGGCGCGGCTCTACGGGGACCCGCGCTGA
- a CDS encoding c-type cytochrome, translated as MPRRDTPIDDEKRSYGAVWLVTSLLLFVGALWCIADDNIFRRPWKKYQAEFNRLEIRRLEDAIAAEQQRLDADPAYRQATKALADAHASVSSGENARKIADLQRELRRAQQEDQSKDLNLRFIKSELEELRFKYDDALHAGRPTEALLAEIEAKEQVRAERQRIYTDSQQHIEALQNEIKQVEGAVKTAEDEVAKLTTAREDLQQKLEGVSLGYFPGPKAEPPFFGFDWQPKIPKIQQVVLEEFDRNNFDKPVARVDRCMSCHAGINKPGFEDQPNPWKTHPRRELLLAKHPPEKFGCTPCHGGQGPAVNSPETAHGNFVDEHGHLENVEFIERPLLRGEKITAQCIKCHAGVQNLEVADEIGRGERLFEQLGCHGCHLTEGYEDLAKIGGVTSIAPSLRRIGAKVDHGWLVRWIRNPHEFRPRTRMPNFMFEEEQAVQIAAFLLSDTRQPSEEWLAAHPAPAGAAGGELAAKGKALVETLGCRACHALAADEVAGQLGANKDIAPNLAKVAEKTDTRWIYHWLKNPRGYSPVARMPSLRLADDEARAITAYLATLGEKRPAPAALEARLADPASAEAGEKLVRKYGCAGCHDIPGMENESRIGVELSAFGSKTREELFFGDRTDIPETWDDWTYNKLASPRTYATKWIEQVMPQFDLAEDDIKALRAFLSSRTDSKVPVKYLYRPPGEDRIVAGRRLVARYNCTGCHVIEGRGGDIRRLYQEQPTLAPPILNGEGEKVQADWLFNFVKAPVPIRPWLQVRMPTFGLADEEANTVVGYFEALDRVQVPFVHLERAALKAENVEAGRLLTSKDYFDCFSCHQRGAQKPQGPPEGWAPDLALAHVRLSPEWIVKWLHDPQKVMPGTKMPSFFPGGPPDVLGGDDEAQIRALRDYILSLGMPEAPPSPQQAARVVTGAPGPSQ; from the coding sequence ATGCCCCGCCGCGACACCCCGATCGACGACGAGAAGCGGTCTTACGGCGCCGTCTGGCTCGTCACCTCGCTGCTGCTCTTCGTCGGCGCCCTCTGGTGCATCGCCGACGACAACATCTTCCGCCGGCCGTGGAAGAAGTACCAGGCGGAGTTCAACCGCCTGGAGATCCGGCGCCTGGAGGACGCGATCGCCGCCGAGCAGCAGCGGCTCGACGCCGACCCCGCCTACCGGCAGGCGACGAAGGCGCTCGCCGACGCTCACGCCAGCGTGTCGTCCGGCGAGAACGCGCGCAAGATCGCCGACCTCCAGCGCGAGCTCCGGCGCGCGCAGCAAGAGGACCAGTCGAAGGACCTGAACCTGCGCTTCATCAAGAGCGAGCTCGAGGAGCTGCGCTTCAAGTACGACGACGCCCTCCACGCCGGCCGGCCGACCGAGGCGCTCCTCGCGGAGATCGAGGCGAAGGAGCAGGTCCGGGCGGAGCGGCAGCGCATCTACACCGACTCGCAGCAGCACATCGAGGCGCTGCAGAACGAGATCAAGCAGGTCGAGGGCGCCGTCAAGACGGCGGAGGACGAGGTCGCGAAGCTCACCACCGCCAGGGAAGACCTGCAGCAGAAGCTCGAGGGCGTGTCGCTCGGCTACTTCCCCGGGCCGAAGGCCGAGCCGCCCTTCTTCGGCTTCGACTGGCAGCCGAAGATCCCGAAGATCCAGCAGGTCGTGCTCGAGGAGTTCGACCGCAACAACTTCGACAAGCCAGTGGCGCGCGTCGACCGCTGCATGTCGTGCCACGCCGGCATCAACAAGCCGGGATTCGAGGACCAGCCGAACCCGTGGAAGACCCATCCCCGTCGCGAGCTGCTGCTCGCCAAGCATCCGCCCGAGAAGTTCGGCTGCACGCCCTGCCACGGCGGCCAGGGGCCGGCGGTCAACAGCCCCGAGACGGCGCACGGGAACTTCGTCGACGAGCACGGGCACCTCGAGAACGTCGAGTTCATCGAGCGGCCGCTCCTGCGCGGCGAGAAGATCACCGCCCAGTGCATCAAGTGCCACGCCGGGGTGCAGAACCTCGAGGTGGCGGACGAGATCGGGCGGGGCGAGCGGCTCTTCGAGCAGCTCGGCTGCCACGGCTGCCACCTGACCGAGGGCTACGAGGACCTCGCGAAGATCGGCGGTGTCACGTCGATCGCGCCGTCGCTCCGGCGCATCGGCGCGAAGGTCGACCACGGCTGGCTCGTCCGCTGGATCAGGAACCCGCACGAGTTCCGGCCGCGCACGCGCATGCCGAACTTCATGTTCGAGGAGGAGCAGGCGGTCCAGATCGCCGCCTTCCTGCTCTCGGACACCAGGCAGCCGAGCGAGGAATGGCTCGCGGCGCACCCCGCACCGGCGGGCGCCGCGGGCGGCGAGCTCGCCGCCAAGGGGAAGGCGCTGGTCGAGACGCTCGGCTGCCGCGCCTGCCACGCGCTCGCCGCGGACGAGGTGGCGGGCCAGCTCGGCGCCAACAAGGACATCGCCCCGAACCTCGCGAAGGTGGCGGAGAAGACGGATACGCGCTGGATCTACCACTGGCTGAAGAACCCGCGCGGCTACTCGCCGGTGGCCCGCATGCCGAGCCTCCGCCTCGCCGACGACGAGGCGCGCGCCATCACGGCCTACCTGGCGACGCTCGGCGAGAAACGGCCCGCGCCCGCGGCGCTCGAAGCGCGGCTCGCCGACCCGGCCAGCGCCGAGGCGGGCGAGAAGCTCGTCCGCAAGTACGGCTGCGCCGGCTGCCACGACATCCCGGGCATGGAGAACGAGTCGCGCATCGGCGTCGAGCTCTCCGCCTTCGGCTCGAAGACCAGGGAGGAGCTCTTCTTCGGCGACCGGACCGACATCCCGGAGACGTGGGACGACTGGACGTACAACAAGCTCGCGAGCCCGCGCACCTACGCCACCAAGTGGATCGAGCAGGTGATGCCGCAGTTCGACCTGGCCGAGGACGACATCAAGGCGCTCCGCGCCTTTCTCTCGAGCCGGACGGACAGCAAGGTGCCGGTGAAGTATCTCTACCGCCCGCCCGGCGAAGATCGGATCGTCGCCGGCCGGCGCCTGGTCGCGCGCTACAACTGCACCGGCTGCCACGTGATCGAGGGACGCGGCGGCGACATCCGCCGGCTCTACCAGGAGCAGCCCACGCTCGCCCCGCCGATCCTGAACGGCGAGGGCGAGAAGGTGCAGGCCGACTGGCTCTTCAACTTCGTGAAGGCGCCGGTGCCGATCCGGCCGTGGCTCCAGGTCCGCATGCCCACCTTCGGCCTCGCCGACGAGGAGGCGAACACCGTGGTCGGCTACTTCGAGGCGCTCGACCGGGTGCAGGTGCCGTTCGTGCACCTCGAGCGCGCGGCGCTCAAGGCCGAGAACGTGGAAGCCGGCAGGCTCCTCACCTCCAAGGACTACTTCGACTGCTTCTCCTGCCACCAGCGTGGCGCGCAGAAGCCGCAGGGTCCGCCCGAGGGATGGGCGCCGGACCTCGCGCTGGCCCACGTCCGCCTGAGCCCCGAGTGGATCGTCAAGTGGCTCCACGACCCGCAGAAGGTGATGCCCGGCACCAAGATGCCGTCGTTCTTCCCCGGCGGGCCGCCCGACGTGCTCGGCGGGGACGACGAGGCGCAGATTCGCGCGCTGCGCGACTACATCCTGTCGCTGGGAATGCCCGAGGCGCCGCCGTCGCCGCAGCAGGCGGCGCGTGTCGTCACGGGCGCGCCCGGCCCGAGCCAGTAG